One genomic segment of Natrononativus amylolyticus includes these proteins:
- a CDS encoding tryptophan--tRNA ligase, with translation MTNTNDTTESQPTETEPESRPSSDGTPPADGEGFSVTPYAVSGEVDYEKLLERFGADPLTDEQIARLPDHPLLRRRTFYAGRGVDRYLEASGAGDPHTLVTGRGPSGPMHLGHVLPLYLAKRLQDETGATVYVPLSDDEKFLAKEQSFEEIGEHARDNLRDVLAVGFDPERTRIVVDTADADVIYPLAVRLAKHLTPATVEAVYGTQDTVGLQFYPAVQAAHLLLPQLVAGRQPTLVPIAVDQDPHVRVCRDVAAKEALPVEKPGALLGRFLPSLAGPGKMSSSGDAPSIELTDDPETVAETIREHAYSGGRATLEEHHERGGDPSVDVPFQYLRFFFEPNDDRLADLEREYRSGELLSGDLKTYAIERITEFLAAHQRRRAALGDLETELEPYRLTAAERRVALEAAGVPRIP, from the coding sequence ATGACGAACACGAACGACACGACCGAATCGCAGCCGACCGAAACGGAGCCCGAGTCCCGCCCCTCGAGCGACGGGACACCCCCCGCCGACGGGGAGGGGTTCTCCGTCACGCCCTACGCCGTCTCGGGCGAGGTGGATTACGAAAAGCTCCTCGAGCGCTTCGGCGCCGATCCCCTGACGGACGAGCAGATCGCCCGCCTGCCGGACCACCCGCTGCTCCGCCGCCGGACCTTCTACGCCGGCCGGGGCGTCGATCGCTACCTCGAGGCGAGCGGGGCGGGCGATCCCCACACGCTCGTCACCGGCCGCGGCCCTTCGGGACCGATGCATCTGGGCCACGTGCTCCCGCTGTACCTCGCGAAGCGCCTGCAAGACGAGACCGGTGCGACGGTGTACGTCCCGCTGTCGGACGACGAGAAGTTCCTCGCGAAGGAGCAGTCCTTCGAGGAAATCGGCGAGCACGCGCGGGACAACCTTCGCGACGTCCTCGCGGTCGGCTTCGACCCCGAGCGCACCCGGATCGTGGTCGACACCGCCGACGCGGACGTGATCTACCCGCTCGCGGTGCGCCTCGCGAAGCACCTCACGCCCGCCACCGTCGAGGCCGTCTACGGCACGCAGGACACCGTCGGCCTGCAGTTCTACCCCGCGGTCCAGGCGGCGCATCTCCTGCTCCCGCAACTCGTCGCCGGTCGCCAGCCGACCCTGGTTCCGATCGCCGTCGACCAGGACCCTCACGTCCGGGTCTGCCGAGACGTGGCGGCGAAGGAGGCCCTGCCGGTCGAGAAGCCGGGGGCGCTGCTCGGCCGGTTCCTCCCGAGCCTCGCGGGACCCGGCAAAATGAGCTCCTCGGGCGACGCGCCCTCGATCGAACTCACCGACGATCCCGAGACCGTCGCCGAAACGATCCGCGAACACGCCTACAGCGGCGGGCGGGCGACGCTCGAGGAACACCACGAACGGGGCGGCGACCCGTCCGTCGACGTCCCGTTCCAGTACCTCCGATTCTTCTTCGAACCGAACGACGACCGCCTCGCCGACCTCGAGCGCGAGTATCGCTCGGGGGAACTGCTCAGCGGCGACCTCAAGACGTACGCGATCGAGCGGATCACGGAGTTTCTGGCGGCTCACCAGCGCCGGCGGGCGGCGCTGGGTGACCTCGAAACCGAACTCGAGCCCTACCGGCTGACGGCGGCGGAACGACGGGTGGCCCTGGAAGCCGCGGGCGTCCCGCGCATTCCGTAG
- a CDS encoding 2Fe-2S iron-sulfur cluster-binding protein: MTRHEVTLEWPDGRSRTVAVEPSETVLEAALREGVRLPYDCRKGTCTTCAGRVLAVEDDALDVADAVDYRRPPRALEAGDLTDGYALLCIALPRSDCRIAVGPMIRSELGDSPWSR, from the coding sequence ATGACCCGCCACGAGGTCACCCTCGAGTGGCCCGACGGCCGCAGCCGGACCGTCGCGGTCGAGCCGTCCGAAACGGTGCTCGAGGCGGCGCTGCGCGAGGGGGTGCGGCTCCCGTACGACTGCCGGAAGGGGACCTGTACGACTTGCGCGGGACGGGTGCTCGCGGTCGAGGACGACGCCCTCGACGTCGCGGACGCCGTCGACTACCGGCGACCGCCGCGGGCGCTCGAGGCCGGTGACCTGACGGACGGCTACGCGCTGCTCTGTATCGCCCTGCCGCGGTCCGACTGTCGAATCGCGGTCGGACCGATGATCCGCAGCGAACTCGGTGACAGCCCGTGGAGCCGGTGA
- the rio1 gene encoding serine/threonine-protein kinase Rio1 — MDTGSEYGLVDLEEADVPGDEWEEIDVSDTEADRIARKRDREFEQFEARIKDADQFKVEQSVFDDATFAALYKLVQDGHVEAFGGPISTGKEANVYHALGDDREVAVKVYRINASNFRQMREYLEGDPRFEGLGGKKKDVVLAWVKKELANLERARKAGVRAPEPIAAERNVLVMEYIGNEEGRAKRLGEVHVENPQTAYEVMREYMRRLYSAGLIHGDLSEYNVVFHEGQLVVIDLGQAVTVHHPNSRTFLERDCHNVAAFFRRQGLEVSDDDLLEFVTDPEPDPSRD, encoded by the coding sequence ATGGACACGGGATCGGAGTACGGTCTGGTCGACCTCGAGGAGGCCGACGTTCCGGGCGACGAGTGGGAGGAGATCGACGTCTCCGATACGGAGGCCGACCGCATCGCCCGAAAGCGCGACCGCGAGTTCGAGCAGTTCGAAGCCCGAATCAAGGACGCCGATCAGTTCAAAGTCGAGCAGTCGGTGTTCGACGACGCCACCTTCGCGGCGCTGTACAAGCTCGTCCAGGACGGCCACGTCGAGGCCTTCGGCGGGCCGATCTCGACGGGAAAGGAGGCCAACGTCTACCACGCGCTGGGCGACGACCGCGAGGTCGCGGTGAAGGTCTACCGGATCAACGCCTCGAATTTCCGACAGATGCGCGAGTACCTCGAGGGCGACCCCCGGTTCGAGGGGCTCGGCGGAAAGAAAAAGGACGTCGTCCTCGCGTGGGTGAAGAAGGAACTCGCCAACTTAGAGCGGGCGCGCAAGGCCGGCGTTCGCGCGCCGGAGCCGATCGCCGCGGAGCGGAACGTCCTCGTCATGGAGTACATCGGCAACGAGGAGGGCCGGGCGAAGCGCCTCGGGGAGGTCCACGTCGAGAACCCGCAGACGGCGTACGAGGTCATGCGCGAGTACATGCGGCGACTCTACTCGGCGGGGCTGATCCACGGCGACCTGAGCGAGTACAACGTCGTCTTCCACGAGGGCCAGCTCGTCGTGATCGACCTCGGGCAGGCGGTGACCGTCCACCACCCCAACAGCCGCACGTTCTTAGAGCGCGACTGCCACAACGTCGCCGCCTTCTTCCGCCGTCAGGGCCTCGAGGTGAGCGACGACGACCTCCTCGAGTTCGTCACCGATCCCGAACCCGACCCCTCGCGAGACTGA